Proteins from one Ipomoea triloba cultivar NCNSP0323 chromosome 1, ASM357664v1 genomic window:
- the LOC115996252 gene encoding glycerol-3-phosphate acyltransferase 1-like: MAKPAMKSMVFPMVLLRLVKWLLYRLLANSCYRAAVKLKNSTTSFFHKNPSFKSPNNQYSLYPNLTKYFVFPHHDNSQKTFVCDVQGTLLRTQSFFPFFMLVAFEGGSIIRAFFLLLSSPFLWFLDFELKLRLMIFITFCGLRLKDMETVGRAVLPKFYLENLNFHVYQVMDSCGAKMVFTSVPRVMVEGFLKEYLSVDDVKGTELHVIGNFFTGLVSGSGLLVKHRALKQVFGEKRPDIGIGTSSFHDHLFISPCQEAYVVSREENSKAASSSSSVMPREKYPKPLVFHDGRLAFLPTPLATLAMFMWIPLGIPLAIYRMFIGFLPYNAAIFLGSSSGLNVRVVGTDPPRSQNGKGVLYVCTHRTLLDPVFLSVVLKKPLTAVTYSLSRMSELIAPIKTVRLSRDRAQDGEKMQEMLSLGDLVVCPEGTTCREPYLLRFSSLFAELADEIVPVAIDTSVSMFYGTTASGLKCLDPFFFLMNPVPTYRIKILEKVPRELTCAGGKSSFEVANYIQRQLGEALGFECTTLTRRDKYLMLAGNEGIVQNKN, from the exons ATGGCAAAACCTGCGATGAAAAGTATGGTTTTTCCGATGGTACTGCTGAGGCTAGTAAAATGGCTGTTGTATAGACTCTTAGCCAATTCATGTTACAGAGCTGCTGTGAAGCTAAAGAACTCAACCACTTCTTTCTTCCACAAAAACCCATCTTTTAAATCTCCCAACAACCAATATTCTCTGTACCCAAATCTCACCAAATACTTCGTTTTCCCCCACCATGATAATTCCCAGAAAACCTTTGTCTGTGATGTTCAGGGAACTCTGCTGAGAACCCAATCTTTCTTCCCCTTCTTCATGCTCGTCGCCTTCGAAGGCGGGAGCATAATCAGAGCCTTCTTCCTGCTCCTCTCGTCCCCGTTTCTGTGGTTCCTGGATTTTGAACTCAAGCTCAGGCTCATGATCTTCATAACCTTCTGTGGGCTGAGGTTGAAGGACATGGAAACCGTTGGGAGGGCCGTTTTGCCCAAGTTTTACCTCGAAAACCTTAACTTTCACGTCTACCAAGTCATGGATTCGTGTGGTGCTAAGATGGTGTTCACCAGCGTGCCCAGAGTGATGGTTGAGGGCTTCTTGAAAGAGTATTTGAGTGTTGATGATGTGAAGGGGACAGAGCTTCATGTGATTGGGAATTTCTTTACTGGCCTGGTTTCTGGTTCTGGGCTGCTTGTGAAGCATAGGGCTTTGAAACAAGTGTTTGGGGAGAAGAGACCTGATATTGGAATTGGTACTTCATCATTTCATGACCATCTTTTCATCTCCCCTTGCCAG GAAGCTTACGTGGTGAGCAGAGAAGAGAACAGCAAGGCAGCTTCATCGTCAAGCTCAGTAATGCCAAGAGAAAAGTATCCAAAGCCACTTGTGTTCCATGATGGAAGGCTAGCATTCTTGCCCACACCCCTAGCAACCTTGGCCATGTTCATGTGGATTCCATTGGGTATACCCTTAGCAATCTACAGGATGTTCATTGGGTTCTTACCCTACAACGCAGCAATCTTCTTGGGCAGCTCAAGTGGTTTGAACGTGAGAGTGGTGGGGACAGACCCTCCACGATCACAAAATGGGAAAGGGGTTCTCTATGTGTGCACCCACAGAACCCTCCTTGACCCAGTTTTCCTAAGCGTAGTCCTAAAAAAGCCCTTAACCGCAGTGACATATAGCCTGAGCAGAATGTCAGAGTTAATTGCACCAATCAAAACTGTGAGGCTATCCAGAGATAGAGCCCAAGATGGGGAGAAAATGCAGGAAATGTTGAGTCTTGGTGACTTGGTGGTTTGCCCTGAAGGGACAACATGCAGGGAGCCTTATCTATTAAGGTTTAGCTCACTGTTTGCTGAGCTGGCCGATGAGATTGTACCCGTTGCTATTGACACCAGTGTTAGCATGTTTTACGGGACCACTGCTAGCGGGCTCAAGTGCTTGGACCCGTTCTTCTTCCTGATGAATCCCGTGCCCACTTATCGGATAAAGATTCTTGAGAAGGTGCCCCGAGAGCTCACGTGTGCTGGCGGGAAGTCTAGCTTTGAGGTGGCTAATTACATACAGAGACAACTGGGTGAGGCCTTGGGGTTTGAGTGCACCACTCTCACCAGAAGAGACAAGTATTTGATGTTGGCTGGGAATGAAGGGATTGTTCAAAATAAGAATTAA